The Apium graveolens cultivar Ventura chromosome 3, ASM990537v1, whole genome shotgun sequence sequence GCAGTAATAAACATAAGCAAAATTTGATTTATATTGCGAATTTGTATGTACAGGAGTTCCCTGCAGGAAAGCTCTTGTCGCATTTACTTCCATCTCCCTTTTTGTTCACATATCCATCATATTCATCAATGTCAAAAGGCGATATCTTGAGCAAGCGCAGCCCAGCTTCCTCTGCTAACCCTTCTATATCCCATTCACTGTAAGGATAGGTTGTCTTGTGTGTCACGTGAATTTGCCCTTTTTTCGTCAACATCTCACTTGCATTGATCAGGAATGCCCAAACCAACTTCCTGTGGCGCCTGGAATAGGGGGGAAAAGAACAAACATTTGCTATTTATATATTAACACTTGACATTAGAAATGTTGCAGGAGTTATAATTTGAACAAGTACACGGGTATTACTTGATCATATGATAACTGTCTTCTGCTCTATGACTGAAACCAGAATGAGGAAAGTTAAAAACAACTCTGTCAAAGTACTTTGATTGGAGTTGTGGGTGATCTTTCATCCTATGGGCACTCACTCCATGTATGATGGTGCAACCCATGTTCTTAAGTTCCTCCACATTCGCCATTGCTTGTCTGTGCTTCCtctgtaaccattctttcatgTACAACGCACAATATCGATATTTGTCAAATTTATGATAAACAAAATCATGAGTTACGACTCTATCCATGATACTAGATGAATCGGACTTAAATTTACTAATAATATACCGTTAATATGTAGATCACTAGCAAACTAGAAGACTTTTCGACGAAAGAAAAACTATGCATATACCTTTATTATCAAGAGAAGTGGCTGTCATATTAGCAGCAGTCCCAAATGCAGTTGCTAAGCACTTGGAAAATGAAAAATCACCCTCACCAACAAGCAATATCTTATGCTTACTGCTGTAGTGCTTTACACTTTTCTCTCTTGCTCTACCGCCCATACTTTCTATTTGTCTTTCAGAAAAATTATTCAAAACCTAAACCATTTTTCTCCTCTCAATCAGCAATTTATATGATCGAGTATTATTAACATGTCCCTTGGTATTCCAAAGTTAAAATATATAGTCGGATTTCCTTTGATATTCCTTCTCTGCAATTCCCTGCTTTTAAGGTTCTTTCCGTCTCCTCTCAAGATATTTTGCTATAAAGATTTAAAGTTCATTTAAGTGCTAAGGGAATCTCAATGGTGACTTTATAAGCCCCAATTTCTCTAAAGCCTAAAAAAACCATCTCCAATGACGATCTTCTCTAACTTTATATTTAGAGTAATTAACAGTTTAACTTCAAATATGAAGTAATACTGTAGAAAACAACACATATCTTAGAGGCTAATTAAACATGTAATAATGTTTCAAGTAAATTTGAAGTCATATTTTAAAGTCATGATTGGAGATAAAATGGTGATTTGAAGTTGAAAAGGT is a genomic window containing:
- the LOC141711070 gene encoding uncharacterized protein At4g26485-like, whose translation is MGGRAREKSVKHYSSKHKILLVGEGDFSFSKCLATAFGTAANMTATSLDNKEWLQRKHRQAMANVEELKNMGCTIIHGVSAHRMKDHPQLQSKYFDRVVFNFPHSGFSHRAEDSYHMIKRHRKLVWAFLINASEMLTKKGQIHVTHKTTYPYSEWDIEGLAEEAGLRLLKISPFDIDEYDGYVNKKGDGSKCDKSFPAGNSCTYKFAI